The nucleotide sequence TAAAAGCAAGTTTAACACGACCTGACGAACCGGACAATCTGGAATGATTTCCCAGCAGCCCAGGTTGCCGTCCCCTGGAGATGTCGGTATACTGGGAGCAAGCTTGCACGCCCGTCAGGTGACGCCAAAACACCGAACACCCCATGCCCAACGATTTAACCTTCTTCACCAACGAACCCAACGCCACCCTGTTAGATCGCTTCAAAGCCACCCTGCAGTATGTCCAATTCTTCGACGTCCTGGTGGGATATTTCCACACCAGCGGATTCCACCTGCTCCAGGACGCGCTGGACGATGTGGAGAAGATCCGCATCCTGGTGGGGCTCAGCGTGGACAGGCAGGCGTTCCAGTGGATTGACGCCTATCAGACCCAGGCACCACAACTGGCCCTGGATTTCCACTCCAGCAAAGAGACCAAGGAACTCTTCGGCGACCAGGTAGCGGCGAAAAATTTTTCGCCCCAACACGGCGCCACGGCCGCGTTCGGGACGAGATGCCGGTGGTTGCCACGTCGATCCCACTGGCGTTACGGCGATCTCTGACCCTTCCTCCGGATGCAGCGCCAGGATATTTCGAGAGGAAAAGCTCATGAACGCCGACTTCAGTGGTATCGAGAGGCGCTTGGACGAACTCAGCGAGCGCTTGGAACCGC is from Litorilinea aerophila and encodes:
- a CDS encoding phospholipase D-like domain-containing protein, producing the protein MPNDLTFFTNEPNATLLDRFKATLQYVQFFDVLVGYFHTSGFHLLQDALDDVEKIRILVGLSVDRQAFQWIDAYQTQAPQLALDFHSSKETKELFGDQVAAKNFSPQHGATAAFGTRCRWLPRRSHWRYGDL